GGGCGCGCCCGGCCTGGTTCAGCACTACCTTGACCACATTCGGATTGAATATATCACTCACCGCATCGATGACATGGGCCGCGGTCGCCATCGGCACCTCGGCGCTGATCTGGGCGGCAGTGGCCGCGATCAGGGCCGGATCGATCATCGGTTCGTCGCCCTGCACGTTGACCACCACGGCATCGGCCGCCAGACCCAGCGCCGCCGCCACTTCCGCGATGCGGTCGGTGCCGGAAGGATGGTCGGCGCGCGTCAGCCGTGCGGCAATCCCATGCTGGGCGCAGACCGCCAGGATTTCCGCATGGTCGGTGGCCACGATCACCTGCGCCGCCCCGGATTGCGCAGCGCGCTCGGCGGTGCGCACGATCATCGGCTTGCCGCCGATGTCGGCCAGCGGCTTGTTGGGCAGGCGGGTGGAAGCCAGCCGCGCCGGAATGATGACCGTGAAAGGCTTGCTCGGACTCACAGTGTCTCCCGCCACTCAGGCTGCAGGAGCCGCGCCGCCGGCCGGGGCGCTGAGGTCGCGCGCCTGGTCGGCCCACATGATGGGGATGCCGTCGCGGATCGGATAAGCCAGTTTGTCAGCGTTACAAATCAGTTCCTGGGCTTTCTTGTCATGATGCAGCGGTCCTTTGCAGATCGGGCAGACCAGGATGTCAAGCAGTTGAGTGTCCACGGAGTTTCTCCAGAATTTGATGTGACAGTGCGGCGTCAATCTGCGCCGTCACCGGAACGACCCAGATGCGCGGGTCGTTTTTAATAGAAGCTATTTGTCGACATTTTACTGCATCCTTTTCCGTGATCAGGATCAGCTCTGCCTGCAGGGCGGCAAACGGATTGTCGGAAAAGTCATGATGATCGGGCAAGGCCAGCGTCTCGAACGCCAGGCCGGCCGCGCTCAGCATGTTGAAAAAGCGTTGCGGATTGCCTATCCCGGCGGCTGCGGCGAGCTTCAGCGCCGGATCGCGCAAGCTGGCCAGCGTCCGCGTCTGCGCCGGATCGGCCAGGCGTTCGGCCTGCTCACCCACCAGCTGCATGCGGATAGCTCCGGCCGGCATGGAGGCGGGAATCGCGGGGGCATTGACCACGGTAAAGTCGCGCCGGCGCGAAGCCGGTTCGCGCAAGGGCCCGGCCGGCAGCAGCCAGCCGTTGCCGGGGCCGCGGGAATCGAACAGGACGATTTCGATATCGCGCTGCAAACGGTAATGCTGCAAGCCGTCGTCAGACAAGATCAGGTTGACTTCGGGATGCGCATGCAGCAAGACTTGCGCCGCCGCCACCCGGTCGCGCCCGACCACCACCGGGCACTGCGCGCGGCCGGCGATCAGCAAGGGTTCGTCGCCGACCTCGGCCGCCAGCGAAGTTGCATTCACTTGCCGCACCTGTGGTTTTCCATCGGCAGATTGCGCCGCATAGCCGCGCGAGATCACGCCCGGTACATAGCCGGCTTGGCGCAGGGCTTGCACCAGCCAGATCGTCAGCGGCGTCTTGCCGGTGCCGCCGACAAAGATATTGCCGACCACGATCACCGGCACCGGCAAGCGGGTGCTGGCCTGCCAGCCGGCGGCATAGAGCCGGCGCCGCAATGCCGCCAGCAAGCCGAACAGCAGCGACAGCGGCCACAGCAGGCATGCCAGCAAGCCGCGCCGCTGCCAGGCGGCGCTCAGGGTCGATTCAAGCGAACTTTTACTTGTGGCCACTAGTCTGGGCGGCAAACGTGATCTTGTCGAAACCTGCCAGACGCGCAGCTTCCAGCACATTGATCACAGTCTGATGGGTCGCCATGGCGTCGGCATTGATGATCACCACCGGGTCCGCCTTGGACTGGCCATCGGCCTGCACCGCATTCTTCAGGTCCAGCGCCAGCGACGCCGCATCCTTGGACGACACCTGCACGTTGTTCACAGCGTACTGACCCTGCGGATTGACCGCGACGTTGATCTCCTGCGGCTGCGTCATGGCCTTGTCGGCATCGGCGGTCGGCAAGGTGATCTGCAGCGCGGTGAACTTGCTGTAACTGGTGGTCACCATCAGGAAGATCACGATCACCAGCAAGACATCGATGAACGGAATCAGGTTGATTTCAGGGTCCTCGCGGCCCTTGCCTTTACGGAAATTCATTTAC
The sequence above is a segment of the Collimonas sp. PA-H2 genome. Coding sequences within it:
- the kdsB gene encoding 3-deoxy-manno-octulosonate cytidylyltransferase; its protein translation is MSPSKPFTVIIPARLASTRLPNKPLADIGGKPMIVRTAERAAQSGAAQVIVATDHAEILAVCAQHGIAARLTRADHPSGTDRIAEVAAALGLAADAVVVNVQGDEPMIDPALIAATAAQISAEVPMATAAHVIDAVSDIFNPNVVKVVLNQAGRALYFSRATIPWHRDGFAQTQQSLPAGYQPLRHIGLYAYSNGFLQTYPTLAVSPLEQIEALEQLRVLWHGYPIAVHIAPAAPAPGVDTAEDLERVRRFFTA
- a CDS encoding Trm112 family protein, which translates into the protein MDTQLLDILVCPICKGPLHHDKKAQELICNADKLAYPIRDGIPIMWADQARDLSAPAGGAAPAA
- the lpxK gene encoding tetraacyldisaccharide 4'-kinase, encoding MATSKSSLESTLSAAWQRRGLLACLLWPLSLLFGLLAALRRRLYAAGWQASTRLPVPVIVVGNIFVGGTGKTPLTIWLVQALRQAGYVPGVISRGYAAQSADGKPQVRQVNATSLAAEVGDEPLLIAGRAQCPVVVGRDRVAAAQVLLHAHPEVNLILSDDGLQHYRLQRDIEIVLFDSRGPGNGWLLPAGPLREPASRRRDFTVVNAPAIPASMPAGAIRMQLVGEQAERLADPAQTRTLASLRDPALKLAAAAGIGNPQRFFNMLSAAGLAFETLALPDHHDFSDNPFAALQAELILITEKDAVKCRQIASIKNDPRIWVVPVTAQIDAALSHQILEKLRGHSTA
- a CDS encoding biopolymer transporter ExbD, whose protein sequence is MNFRKGKGREDPEINLIPFIDVLLVIVIFLMVTTSYSKFTALQITLPTADADKAMTQPQEINVAVNPQGQYAVNNVQVSSKDAASLALDLKNAVQADGQSKADPVVIINADAMATHQTVINVLEAARLAGFDKITFAAQTSGHK